The following are encoded in a window of Bacillus xiapuensis genomic DNA:
- a CDS encoding TetR/AcrR family transcriptional regulator, with translation MNEKKRKILLAAMKLFSKKSFHQTSMQEIASICGQSKGSLYTHFNSKEELLFEIFVYYFQLLEDKLVMARQRRFKSDNEQFIHEVAIQMEHYYEFQEFYIMQMKEIRRLDDSALNLYIRKQNGKQLQHIEQNIIMIYGEAARRYASDLACSLTGMMVAYMKWMKEKQLSVPFIELSRYLIRQLNGIFTVLKDSDASPIFKESLFFKAGQQETRESIHPLVYVNKIRIQLTNSQSLGEARGVALESIALLEKELMEISPKAAIVKGMLANLKEIACVKPLVAELERTIRQNKR, from the coding sequence ATGAATGAAAAGAAGCGGAAGATACTGCTGGCTGCGATGAAGCTGTTTTCCAAGAAGAGCTTTCATCAAACGTCGATGCAAGAAATTGCTAGCATTTGCGGTCAATCAAAGGGAAGTCTTTATACGCATTTCAACTCCAAAGAAGAACTGCTGTTCGAGATTTTTGTTTATTACTTTCAGCTTCTGGAGGATAAATTAGTTATGGCAAGACAGCGCCGCTTTAAAAGCGATAATGAACAGTTTATTCATGAAGTGGCCATTCAAATGGAGCATTATTACGAGTTTCAGGAATTCTATATCATGCAAATGAAAGAAATTCGCAGATTGGATGATTCAGCGCTCAATCTCTATATTCGAAAACAAAATGGGAAACAGCTCCAGCATATTGAACAAAATATCATAATGATTTACGGAGAAGCCGCGCGGAGGTATGCATCAGATCTTGCCTGCTCTTTAACGGGCATGATGGTCGCTTACATGAAATGGATGAAGGAAAAGCAGCTATCTGTTCCGTTTATAGAGCTTTCCCGGTATTTGATCCGCCAATTAAATGGGATATTTACCGTTCTGAAGGACAGTGACGCTTCTCCGATTTTTAAAGAATCACTTTTTTTCAAAGCTGGCCAGCAAGAGACTCGGGAATCGATTCATCCGTTAGTATATGTGAATAAGATTAGAATTCAGTTAACAAACAGCCAGTCACTCGGAGAAGCGCGAGGGGTTGCGTTAGAATCGATTGCTCTTTTAGAGAAGGAATTAATGGAGATTAGTCCAAAAGCAGCCATTGTAAAAGGCATGCTGGCCAACTTGAAGGAAATTGCCTGTGTAAAACCATTGGTTGCCGAGCTGGAGAGAACCATTCGGCAAAATAAAAGGTAA
- a CDS encoding MFS transporter produces the protein MKFKQSSEFPLYILMVNMFIAMTGIGVIIPIMPTVIQEFGVGGKAFGLLIATFAFAQFLFSPLAGDLSDRLGRKKTIVFGLVLFSFSQLLFGLTNQLWLLYVSRVLGGMGGAFMIPSMMAYVADITTMENRAKGMGRLGASMSLGFVIGPGIGGFLSEFGLRAPFFIAAAVAALSAVVSVAFLPETRQAAHFSADAKKRDSLWKQLILSVKTPYFALLIMMFTLSFGLANFQSTISLFADIKFGFEPMDISVLMVTAGMIGVIVQAFVLDRTLRRFGEIPVMNVSLVAAGFAMLSLLLAQGFWSVMVISSVFFIAASLLRPAINTMVSKMAGDEQGFAAGMNNAYMSIGNVIGPALAGTLFDINMGLPYVFGALIIAACLLISLKWAKTRKAAGGSQSRIGYSERVR, from the coding sequence ATGAAATTCAAACAAAGCAGCGAATTTCCTTTATATATATTGATGGTGAACATGTTTATTGCCATGACTGGAATTGGTGTCATTATTCCGATTATGCCTACGGTTATCCAGGAATTTGGTGTGGGCGGGAAGGCGTTTGGCTTATTAATTGCTACGTTTGCATTCGCTCAATTTCTTTTTTCACCGCTTGCCGGCGATTTGTCCGATAGACTCGGACGCAAGAAAACGATAGTATTCGGGCTTGTGCTGTTTTCATTCTCACAGCTTCTCTTCGGTTTAACCAATCAGTTATGGCTTTTGTACGTATCAAGAGTTCTTGGAGGAATGGGCGGTGCCTTTATGATTCCTTCCATGATGGCCTATGTCGCCGATATCACGACAATGGAGAATCGGGCCAAAGGAATGGGGCGATTGGGAGCGTCCATGTCCTTAGGTTTTGTGATTGGCCCAGGAATCGGCGGCTTCTTATCAGAATTTGGCTTAAGGGCGCCTTTTTTTATAGCCGCAGCTGTGGCGGCACTATCGGCAGTCGTATCTGTCGCTTTTCTGCCGGAAACTCGGCAAGCTGCCCATTTCTCAGCTGACGCCAAGAAGAGGGACAGTTTGTGGAAACAGCTGATTCTTTCAGTCAAAACCCCTTATTTTGCCCTGTTAATCATGATGTTTACTTTGTCATTTGGTTTAGCTAACTTCCAATCGACGATCAGCTTATTTGCGGATATAAAATTCGGCTTTGAGCCTATGGACATCTCGGTTTTAATGGTGACCGCCGGAATGATTGGGGTGATCGTGCAGGCTTTTGTTCTTGATCGTACTTTAAGACGATTCGGTGAAATTCCTGTGATGAACGTAAGCTTGGTAGCTGCGGGCTTTGCTATGCTCTCACTTTTGCTAGCCCAAGGATTCTGGTCCGTTATGGTGATCTCGTCTGTGTTCTTTATCGCGGCCTCTCTTCTTCGTCCGGCGATTAATACGATGGTGTCCAAAATGGCTGGTGATGAACAAGGTTTTGCAGCCGGCATGAACAATGCCTATATGAGTATTGGAAATGTGATTGGCCCAGCTCTTGCCGGGACATTGTTTGATATCAATATGGGGCTTCCTTACGTGTTTGGTGCGCTCATTATTGCAGCATGCCTTTTGATTAGCCTAAAATGGGCGAAAACAAGAAAAGCGGCAGGCGGTTCCCAGAGCCGGATCGGATACAGTGAACGTGTTCGTTAA
- a CDS encoding YwaF family protein, protein MDWFGSSYKEFDFQMYSTSHIIVLLCMLLLVGSIYKFRQQLRAPRFRIMEIALAVFLLVLEAVYQLWMIVSSSWDASHALPLELCSIGLFLTAALLITRKKIIYEVSLFTGLLGASQALFTPFLNYDFPHFRFFHFFITHLLIFSVPFYFTWVKGFRPTIYSVVKTMAFLNILLPVIFIVNLLVDGNYLYIARKPENASLLDVLGPYPWYILTLEFVALSLSLLIWLLFRQKETNIQSNRPFQRETYE, encoded by the coding sequence ATGGATTGGTTTGGCAGTAGCTATAAAGAGTTCGACTTTCAAATGTATTCAACCAGCCATATTATAGTGCTGCTCTGTATGCTCCTGCTTGTGGGCAGCATTTATAAGTTTAGGCAACAGCTAAGAGCGCCCCGCTTCAGAATTATGGAAATCGCTCTCGCTGTTTTTCTCCTGGTTCTTGAAGCTGTGTACCAGCTATGGATGATCGTCAGCAGCAGCTGGGATGCGAGCCATGCTTTGCCGCTTGAGCTGTGCAGCATCGGTCTGTTTTTAACAGCCGCTTTATTAATTACCAGAAAGAAAATAATTTATGAAGTGTCATTATTTACTGGATTATTAGGCGCGTCTCAAGCGCTGTTTACGCCATTTTTAAACTATGATTTTCCTCATTTCCGCTTTTTTCATTTTTTTATTACCCATCTGCTGATTTTTTCAGTTCCGTTTTATTTCACGTGGGTGAAAGGCTTCCGGCCAACGATTTATTCTGTCGTCAAAACAATGGCCTTCTTAAATATTCTCCTGCCTGTCATCTTCATTGTGAACCTGCTAGTTGACGGTAATTACTTATATATAGCCCGCAAACCCGAAAACGCCAGTCTTCTGGATGTTCTCGGTCCTTACCCTTGGTATATATTGACCTTGGAATTCGTTGCTTTGAGCTTAAGTTTATTGATTTGGCTCCTCTTCAGGCAAAAAGAAACGAACATTCAGTCGAATCGGCCGTTTCAGCGGGAAACCTATGAATAA
- a CDS encoding HAD-IA family hydrolase, translated as MAKYIVFDFDGTLANSLKVFLAAYNQLAEKEGYRTVQESEIDRLSKMTIPERCRYLNFPIRNIPFAAPKLYRFVRESQNDLKFFPGIKELLDELKNHGYRLAIISSNAKDIIGRSLEAHQVNYFDDILCSKYIFSKDKMLKKLLNKYKLKPSDALYIGDEERDISACNKVGVKVIWAGWGYDDEEVALNANPDYIANEPADVLPILLKWNIS; from the coding sequence ATGGCGAAATATATAGTGTTTGACTTTGATGGAACTCTGGCGAATTCTTTGAAGGTATTTCTTGCGGCTTACAATCAATTGGCTGAGAAAGAAGGCTATCGCACCGTTCAAGAATCCGAAATTGACCGGTTGAGCAAGATGACGATTCCTGAACGCTGCCGATATTTAAACTTTCCAATTAGAAATATACCGTTCGCTGCGCCGAAGTTATACCGCTTTGTCAGAGAATCGCAAAATGATCTGAAGTTCTTTCCGGGCATAAAGGAACTTCTTGATGAGCTGAAAAATCACGGCTATCGGCTGGCGATCATATCGTCCAATGCCAAAGACATTATCGGCCGATCATTAGAAGCGCATCAAGTGAATTATTTTGACGATATTTTATGCTCCAAATACATTTTCAGCAAAGATAAAATGCTAAAGAAACTGCTGAATAAATACAAATTAAAGCCATCTGATGCGCTATATATTGGAGACGAGGAACGGGATATTTCCGCTTGCAACAAAGTAGGAGTAAAAGTGATTTGGGCAGGCTGGGGATATGATGACGAAGAAGTAGCGTTAAATGCCAACCCCGATTATATTGCCAATGAACCGGCTGATGTATTGCCGATATTATTAAAATGGAATATTTCGTGA
- a CDS encoding amidohydrolase, translated as MLEDIYQLLENNFQETVQIRRHLHQHPELSFEEVETPRLIAEFLGNLGIDIRTGVGGRGVVGCIRGEKPGKTVALRADFDALPLQDQKNVPYRSKVPGKMHACGHDAHTATLLSVAKVLQEKRHLLEGNIVLIHQFAEELVPGGAKAMIEDGCLDGVDAIFGTHLWTTIPVGKAGFTSKAIMAAADRFEVEIIGKGGHGAMPHETIDPIVIGTNYVQLLQQIISRSVSPLDSAVISVGTFHGGDAFNIIADQVSITGTVRTFQEETRKAVQVKMEAILRTLCESAGASCHFRYQPGYPSVINHEQETSLVQSAAKEILGEDHCFITEPLMVGEDFSYYLQEVPGAFFLTGAGNIQSGAKYPHHHPLFDIDERAMLHAGKILAAAAVRFLMEKSERK; from the coding sequence ATGTTAGAAGACATCTATCAGCTTTTAGAAAATAACTTTCAGGAGACGGTTCAAATAAGAAGGCATCTGCACCAGCATCCTGAACTTTCCTTTGAAGAGGTGGAAACTCCGCGGTTGATCGCTGAATTTCTCGGAAATCTGGGGATTGATATTAGAACAGGCGTGGGCGGCCGCGGAGTCGTCGGCTGTATCCGCGGAGAGAAACCGGGGAAGACGGTCGCGCTGCGGGCAGACTTCGATGCCTTGCCTCTTCAGGATCAAAAGAATGTGCCTTACCGGTCGAAGGTGCCGGGGAAAATGCATGCTTGCGGCCATGATGCCCATACAGCTACGCTGCTTTCCGTTGCGAAAGTGCTGCAGGAAAAGCGCCATTTGCTTGAGGGGAACATTGTGCTAATCCACCAGTTCGCGGAAGAGCTTGTTCCAGGAGGAGCGAAAGCGATGATTGAAGACGGCTGTTTAGACGGAGTGGACGCGATTTTTGGTACGCATTTATGGACCACCATCCCCGTTGGAAAAGCCGGCTTTACTTCCAAAGCCATCATGGCAGCAGCTGACCGGTTCGAAGTGGAGATAATCGGCAAAGGGGGCCATGGCGCAATGCCCCATGAAACCATCGATCCGATCGTCATCGGAACGAACTATGTGCAACTGCTTCAGCAAATTATTAGCCGATCGGTCAGCCCGTTGGATTCCGCTGTTATATCGGTCGGCACGTTTCACGGAGGGGATGCCTTTAATATTATCGCCGACCAAGTTTCCATTACAGGAACGGTCCGAACGTTTCAAGAAGAAACGCGAAAGGCCGTTCAGGTAAAAATGGAAGCGATTCTGCGGACGCTGTGTGAATCAGCAGGAGCCAGCTGCCATTTTCGCTATCAGCCCGGCTATCCGTCCGTCATCAACCATGAGCAGGAAACGTCGCTTGTTCAATCAGCGGCTAAAGAGATTCTTGGGGAGGATCACTGTTTTATTACAGAGCCATTAATGGTAGGAGAGGATTTCTCTTATTACTTGCAGGAAGTGCCTGGCGCGTTTTTTCTAACAGGTGCAGGAAATATCCAGTCAGGGGCCAAATATCCTCACCATCACCCGCTGTTCGATATTGATGAGCGGGCCATGCTCCACGCGGGAAAAATTCTAGCTGCGGCTGCCGTTCGCTTTTTAATGGAGAAAAGTGAGCGGAAGTAA
- the map gene encoding type I methionyl aminopeptidase, giving the protein MIIKNDKELQALKKIGKIVAEIRDAMRAATKPGVTTKELDLLGGELFSRHGAVSGPKDEYDFPGFTCISVNDEVAHGIPGKRVIQEGDLVNIDVSGSYDGYFADTGISFVVGKGDPILTKLCEAAESAFERGLLKAKAGSKQNQIGKAVINEAHRQGFTVIKNLTGHGVGRSLHEAPDHILNYFDPWDNALLKEGTVIAFEPFISTGAEMIVESGDGWTFKTPDGSKVAQIEHTLVITKGEPIILTK; this is encoded by the coding sequence ATGATTATTAAAAACGATAAAGAGCTTCAGGCTCTGAAAAAAATTGGCAAGATTGTTGCTGAAATTCGTGATGCGATGCGTGCGGCCACAAAGCCGGGCGTTACGACGAAGGAATTGGACCTTCTCGGTGGAGAATTATTTAGCCGTCACGGAGCCGTTTCCGGACCGAAAGACGAATATGATTTTCCGGGATTTACTTGCATTAGTGTCAATGACGAGGTAGCTCATGGCATTCCGGGAAAGCGCGTCATTCAGGAAGGGGATTTGGTGAACATCGATGTTTCCGGTTCGTATGACGGCTACTTTGCTGATACGGGAATTTCTTTCGTCGTTGGCAAAGGAGACCCGATTTTAACTAAATTATGTGAAGCCGCAGAAAGTGCTTTTGAGAGAGGCTTGCTGAAAGCAAAAGCGGGATCTAAGCAAAATCAAATCGGGAAAGCGGTCATCAATGAAGCTCACCGCCAAGGATTTACCGTCATCAAAAATTTAACAGGACACGGCGTCGGCCGCTCGCTTCATGAAGCCCCAGATCATATATTAAATTATTTTGATCCTTGGGACAACGCTCTTCTGAAGGAGGGAACGGTAATTGCTTTTGAACCGTTTATTTCCACAGGGGCAGAGATGATTGTTGAAAGCGGTGACGGATGGACGTTTAAAACGCCTGACGGCAGCAAAGTGGCACAAATAGAACATACGCTTGTCATTACCAAAGGTGAGCCGATTATTTTAACAAAATAA
- a CDS encoding alpha/beta fold hydrolase translates to MLDYKLYEHSNSEEYVVLIHGMGGNSSIFYSNLKALKRHFNILSVHLPGHGKSPGVEELGPFSLETVAGEVIRLMDYLVIKKAHFIGISLGTIIIHYILKISPDRVRSAVMGGAITKFNLFSKVLVQAGKLLKSFTPFLWLYKICAYLIMPGKMNRRSRTLFVNQAAKMKRRDFLAWFHLVDTVENVYGGVPESSKGIPKLYISGSEDHLFIKQLDRDIAQDPYASMKSIQGCGHVCNVEKSKEFNEAAIQFLLESERNIKQAQ, encoded by the coding sequence TTGCTAGATTACAAGTTATATGAACATTCCAATTCAGAAGAATACGTGGTTCTCATTCATGGGATGGGCGGGAACTCTAGTATTTTTTACAGTAATTTAAAAGCTTTAAAGAGGCATTTTAATATATTATCTGTTCATCTACCCGGGCATGGAAAGTCTCCGGGTGTAGAAGAATTAGGGCCTTTCAGCCTGGAAACAGTGGCGGGGGAAGTAATCCGGCTCATGGATTATTTAGTCATTAAAAAGGCTCATTTTATCGGGATTTCTCTCGGGACAATTATCATACACTATATTTTAAAAATCTCTCCGGACAGGGTACGATCAGCGGTTATGGGCGGGGCGATTACGAAATTTAATTTATTTTCTAAAGTACTGGTGCAAGCAGGAAAGCTTTTGAAATCTTTTACTCCGTTTTTGTGGCTGTATAAAATATGTGCCTATCTTATTATGCCGGGAAAAATGAATCGGAGATCACGCACATTATTTGTGAATCAAGCAGCTAAAATGAAAAGACGTGATTTTTTGGCATGGTTCCATTTAGTGGATACAGTTGAGAATGTGTATGGCGGAGTGCCAGAGTCCTCCAAAGGCATCCCTAAATTATATATCTCAGGCTCGGAGGACCATTTGTTTATCAAACAGCTTGACCGGGATATTGCTCAGGATCCCTATGCTTCCATGAAGTCTATTCAAGGCTGCGGACATGTCTGCAATGTCGAAAAGAGCAAAGAATTTAATGAAGCGGCAATCCAGTTTTTGCTGGAAAGTGAAAGGAATATTAAGCAAGCTCAATAG
- a CDS encoding metal ABC transporter solute-binding protein, Zn/Mn family, translating into MKRYIHLTVFLSVMMILAACGGKENADNKRDGKLTIYTTIYPLSYFTEEIGKEHVDVESILPAGADAHTFEPTSKTMIDIAGGDMFIYNGLGLEPFGDKVKETMKSESVNVLEVGKSMDLTALQKDHHKVLKQQDHSEEEQVHNHEDGHHHGSADPHVWIDPVLSIEMAETIKDELVKLQPENKAKFQRNYEELKSKLEKLDQDFHEMAEGAAHKQFLVSHSAFGYWEDHYGIEQIGVAGLSPANEPSQKQLKEIIETAKKHRTKFVIFEQNITPKVAQVVQNEINAKALHIHNAAVLTEEDKRNKENYFTLMEKNIQTLKKAME; encoded by the coding sequence ATGAAACGATACATTCATTTAACTGTCTTTCTGTCAGTTATGATGATCCTGGCTGCGTGCGGAGGCAAGGAAAACGCAGATAATAAAAGAGACGGAAAGCTAACTATTTATACAACGATTTATCCTTTAAGTTATTTTACCGAAGAAATAGGGAAGGAACATGTGGATGTTGAAAGCATTCTGCCGGCTGGAGCGGATGCGCATACTTTTGAACCGACTTCGAAGACAATGATCGACATTGCTGGCGGAGACATGTTTATATATAACGGGCTTGGATTGGAGCCGTTCGGTGATAAGGTGAAAGAAACAATGAAAAGCGAATCCGTTAACGTGTTAGAGGTTGGAAAAAGCATGGATTTGACCGCTCTTCAAAAAGATCATCATAAAGTCCTGAAGCAGCAGGATCATTCTGAAGAAGAGCAGGTACACAATCATGAGGACGGCCACCATCACGGTTCTGCAGACCCGCATGTTTGGATTGATCCAGTATTATCCATCGAGATGGCTGAAACAATTAAAGATGAACTGGTGAAACTGCAGCCAGAAAATAAAGCGAAGTTTCAGCGCAATTACGAGGAGCTTAAATCCAAGCTGGAAAAGCTTGATCAAGACTTTCATGAAATGGCTGAAGGGGCGGCTCATAAACAGTTTCTCGTCTCCCATTCCGCCTTCGGATATTGGGAAGACCATTACGGCATCGAGCAGATCGGTGTGGCGGGATTGTCGCCTGCAAACGAACCGTCACAAAAACAGCTCAAAGAGATCATTGAGACAGCAAAGAAACATCGGACGAAGTTTGTAATCTTTGAGCAGAATATTACGCCTAAAGTGGCGCAAGTCGTGCAAAATGAAATTAACGCCAAAGCGCTGCACATTCATAATGCAGCCGTGCTGACGGAGGAAGATAAAAGAAATAAGGAAAATTATTTCACTCTGATGGAAAAAAATATTCAAACTTTGAAAAAAGCAATGGAATAA
- a CDS encoding FAD-dependent oxidoreductase, translated as MSNKSHQPMWKEEGSAPSFPALKETAFADTVIVGGGITGIVSAYLLTKAGKKVVLLESTKLVNGTTGHTTAKVTSQHNLIYDQLIQTIGEQQARLYYEANQEALQWVRRVIQENKIDCDWEDETAFVYTNADKETETVKNEAESYKQLGIAGSLTDTMPWKTPFKEAVSMEGQGQFHPLKFLSPLIQYITENGGEIYESTVAKDIEKGDRQTVITKDGAKAIGDHIVIASHFPFYDDGFYFAKMHAQRSYVIAIKPKTAFPGGMYITAETPTRSVRSARLHGEEVLLIGGEGHKTGKKQGTEENYQALINFAEKEFGIEQLLHSWSAQDLVTLDNIPYIGRLRKDENIYVATGFKKWGMTSSIVSALLLSDLILNKQNRYAELFSPERFTADPSIRNFVKQNSDVAGTFIKGKLDRLFREQEALPPNKGVVINWEGKRAGAFKEEDGTVHIVDTTCTHLGCECEWNEAERTWDCPCHGSRFAVTGEVVEGPAIEPLRKIGRD; from the coding sequence ATGTCGAACAAATCTCATCAACCGATGTGGAAGGAAGAAGGAAGCGCTCCTTCATTTCCTGCTTTAAAAGAAACAGCGTTTGCTGATACGGTGATTGTCGGCGGCGGGATCACAGGAATTGTCAGCGCCTATTTGCTGACCAAAGCTGGAAAGAAGGTCGTGTTATTGGAGTCCACGAAGCTCGTCAACGGGACGACGGGCCATACGACAGCTAAAGTGACGTCTCAGCATAACCTGATATATGACCAGCTGATACAAACGATTGGCGAGCAGCAAGCGCGATTATATTATGAAGCGAATCAGGAAGCGCTGCAATGGGTTAGGCGCGTCATTCAAGAAAATAAGATCGACTGTGATTGGGAAGATGAAACTGCGTTTGTTTATACCAACGCTGATAAAGAAACCGAGACGGTTAAAAATGAAGCAGAGAGCTATAAGCAGCTGGGGATTGCCGGCTCATTGACAGATACAATGCCATGGAAAACGCCTTTTAAGGAAGCGGTTTCCATGGAAGGCCAAGGGCAATTTCATCCGCTGAAATTTTTATCTCCCCTCATTCAATATATTACAGAAAACGGCGGAGAAATATATGAATCGACGGTAGCCAAAGACATCGAAAAAGGGGATCGGCAAACAGTCATCACGAAAGATGGAGCCAAAGCAATTGGAGATCATATCGTAATCGCCAGTCATTTTCCTTTTTATGATGATGGGTTTTATTTTGCGAAAATGCATGCTCAGCGTTCCTATGTGATTGCGATTAAACCGAAAACGGCTTTTCCGGGCGGCATGTATATTACAGCTGAAACGCCAACACGCTCTGTTCGAAGTGCCCGCTTGCATGGAGAAGAGGTGTTATTAATTGGCGGGGAGGGGCATAAAACCGGTAAAAAACAAGGAACTGAAGAAAATTATCAGGCTTTAATCAATTTTGCTGAAAAAGAATTTGGCATTGAACAATTGCTGCATAGCTGGTCGGCGCAGGATTTAGTGACGCTGGACAACATCCCGTATATTGGGCGGCTCAGAAAAGACGAAAATATTTATGTGGCCACAGGTTTCAAAAAATGGGGGATGACATCAAGCATCGTATCGGCTCTGCTGCTGTCTGATCTAATTTTAAACAAGCAGAATCGTTATGCCGAGCTGTTTTCTCCTGAGCGCTTTACAGCGGACCCAAGCATAAGAAACTTTGTTAAACAAAACAGCGATGTGGCCGGCACCTTTATTAAAGGAAAGCTTGATCGTTTATTTAGAGAACAAGAAGCGCTTCCTCCCAATAAAGGAGTCGTGATTAATTGGGAAGGAAAGCGCGCTGGTGCTTTTAAAGAAGAAGACGGGACTGTTCACATTGTGGATACGACATGCACTCATTTGGGCTGTGAATGCGAGTGGAATGAAGCGGAACGCACTTGGGACTGCCCGTGTCACGGCTCGCGCTTTGCTGTTACGGGTGAGGTGGTAGAAGGCCCAGCCATTGAACCGTTAAGAAAAATAGGAAGAGATTAA